In the Syngnathus scovelli strain Florida chromosome 16, RoL_Ssco_1.2, whole genome shotgun sequence genome, one interval contains:
- the ngfra gene encoding tumor necrosis factor receptor superfamily member 16 isoform X1, with product MTSLPPCSAPAREGEKPKAREEGGRKSERERERRGGDSLHLFLCIALASEPHSGQDAAPPPPPPPPPSPLDAAVKREKKTKKSIWDENENIAPLVLPLCIFPDKQNESLSRACDHVRPGETFSENYSHTEECQACTQCTGLMRMETPCTDSNDAICMCRYNFYFEQLSGRCEPCTVCPAGQGVYAHCEHDHDTVCEECEDFTFSDRDSPLDPCLPCTICDDETEIQLAHCTPVSDSVCHNPLLPTYFPSVSTETESTSPAFTNDFLPDGSEGPAPGGETTTPGAGSPPRFLGHGFNENLIPIYCSVLAAVVVGLVAYIAFKRWNSCKQNKQAANNRAAAAAAAAAAEAATNNQTVTPEGEKLHSDSGISVDTQSLQEQQQQAQADVQPQRSRTQEHIVVRVDGVAEPVTPPPEV from the exons atgacctccctccctccctgtagTGCACCTGCAAGGGAGGGTGAGAAGCCAAAAGCGAGGGAGGAGGGAGGAAGAAagagtgagcgagagagagagagaagggggggggaCTCACTTCACCTCTTCCTCTGCATTGCACTTGCATCGGAGCCTCACTCCGGACAGGAcgccgctcctcctcctcctcctcctcctcctccttcgccTCTTGATGCTGCAGtgaagagagaaaagaagacgAAGAAGTCAATTTGGGACGAAAATGAGAACATAGCTCCTCTTGTTCTTCCTCTTTGCATTTTTCCGGACAAACAGAATGAGTCCCTTTCCCGTGCTTGTGATCATGTACGCCCTG GCGAGACCTTCTCCGAGAACTACAGCCACACGGAGGAATGCCAGGCGTGCACCCAGTGCACGGGCCTGATGCGCATGGAGACCCCGTGCACCGACTCCAACGACGCCATCTGCATGTGCCGCTACAACTTCTACTTTGAGCAATTGTCGGGACGCTGCGAGCCGTGCACGGTGTGCCCGGCCGGCCAGGGCGTCTACGCCCACTGCGAGCACGACCACGACACCGTGTGCGAGGAGTGCGAGGACTTTACCTTCTCGGACCGCGACAGCCCGCTGGACCCCTGCCTGCCTTGCACCATCTGCGACGACGAGACCGAGATCCAGCTGGCGCACTGCACGCCCGTCAGCGACTCGGTCTGCCACA ATCCCCTTCTGCCCACCTACTTCCCATCCGTCTCCACCGAGACAGAGTCGACGTCACCCGCCTTCACCAACGACTTCCTCCCCGACGGTTCCGAGGGCCCGGCGCCGGGCGGCGAGACCACCACGCCGGGCGCCGGCTCGCCGCCGCGCTTCCTGGGCCACGGCTTCAACGAGAACCTCATCCCCAtctactgctccgtcctggctgCCGTGGTGGTGGGCCTGGTGGCCTACATCGCCTTTAAAAG GTGGAACAGCTGCAAGCAGAACAAACAGGCGGCTAACAatcgcgcggcggcggcggcggcggcggcggcggcggaagctGCCACAAACAACCAGACGGTGACGCCGGAGGGAGAGAAGCTGCACAGCGACAGCGGAATCTCCGTGGacactcagagtctccaggaacAGCAGCAACAGGCGCAGGCCGACGTACAGCCTCAGCGCTCACGTACACAGGAGCACatag
- the ngfra gene encoding tumor necrosis factor receptor superfamily member 16 isoform X2: MSPFPVLVIMYALVAWAASKSERAVQLPCDSGHYTDDGECCLECSPGEGVVEPCGAKQTVCAQCLDSETFSENYSHTEECQACTQCTGLMRMETPCTDSNDAICMCRYNFYFEQLSGRCEPCTVCPAGQGVYAHCEHDHDTVCEECEDFTFSDRDSPLDPCLPCTICDDETEIQLAHCTPVSDSVCHNPLLPTYFPSVSTETESTSPAFTNDFLPDGSEGPAPGGETTTPGAGSPPRFLGHGFNENLIPIYCSVLAAVVVGLVAYIAFKRWNSCKQNKQAANNRAAAAAAAAAAEAATNNQTVTPEGEKLHSDSGISVDTQSLQEQQQQAQADVQPQRSRTQEHIVVRVDGVAEPVTPPPEV; the protein is encoded by the exons ATGAGTCCCTTTCCCGTGCTTGTGATCATGTACGCCCTG GTGGCGTGGGCGGCGTCCAAGAGCGAGCGCGCCGTGCAGCTGCCCTGCGACTCGGGCCACTACACCGACGACGGCGAGTGCTGCCTGGAGTGTTCGCCCGGCGAGGGCGTGGTCGAGCCGTGCGGCGCCAAACAGACCGTCTGCGCGCAGTGTCTTGACA GCGAGACCTTCTCCGAGAACTACAGCCACACGGAGGAATGCCAGGCGTGCACCCAGTGCACGGGCCTGATGCGCATGGAGACCCCGTGCACCGACTCCAACGACGCCATCTGCATGTGCCGCTACAACTTCTACTTTGAGCAATTGTCGGGACGCTGCGAGCCGTGCACGGTGTGCCCGGCCGGCCAGGGCGTCTACGCCCACTGCGAGCACGACCACGACACCGTGTGCGAGGAGTGCGAGGACTTTACCTTCTCGGACCGCGACAGCCCGCTGGACCCCTGCCTGCCTTGCACCATCTGCGACGACGAGACCGAGATCCAGCTGGCGCACTGCACGCCCGTCAGCGACTCGGTCTGCCACA ATCCCCTTCTGCCCACCTACTTCCCATCCGTCTCCACCGAGACAGAGTCGACGTCACCCGCCTTCACCAACGACTTCCTCCCCGACGGTTCCGAGGGCCCGGCGCCGGGCGGCGAGACCACCACGCCGGGCGCCGGCTCGCCGCCGCGCTTCCTGGGCCACGGCTTCAACGAGAACCTCATCCCCAtctactgctccgtcctggctgCCGTGGTGGTGGGCCTGGTGGCCTACATCGCCTTTAAAAG GTGGAACAGCTGCAAGCAGAACAAACAGGCGGCTAACAatcgcgcggcggcggcggcggcggcggcggcggcggaagctGCCACAAACAACCAGACGGTGACGCCGGAGGGAGAGAAGCTGCACAGCGACAGCGGAATCTCCGTGGacactcagagtctccaggaacAGCAGCAACAGGCGCAGGCCGACGTACAGCCTCAGCGCTCACGTACACAGGAGCACatag
- the LOC125983670 gene encoding migration and invasion enhancer 1-like, with product MGVVTVRVEYCGNUGYEPRYRELARVVKGEFPDADVSGFVGRRASFEIEINGQLVFSKLELGGFPYEDDVMEIIQKAHEGKPLAKITKSRAPCVVM from the exons ATGGGAGTGGTGACAGTACGAGTGGAATACTG CGGCAACTGAGGCTACGAGCCCCGTTATCGGGAGCTCGCCCGGGTCGTCAAGGGTGAGTTTCCTGATGCGGATGTGTCGGGCTTCGTGGGCCGGAGAG CCAGCTTTGAGATTGAGATCAACGGGCAGCTGGTTTTCTCCAAGCTCGAGCTGGGAGGATTCCCCTATGAGGATGAC GTAATGGAAATCATCCAGAAAGCTCACGAAGGCAAACCTCTGGCCAAGATCACCAAGAGCCGCGCGCCATGCGTCGtcatgtaa
- the slc4a1a gene encoding solute carrier family 4 member 1a (Diego blood group) — MDNRLACDEDSDVSYEERDSAFLPSPLRMRTLADHSDLRSLENGRQEDDAPLETSIFPGDSGANLNLNTNATTRGDAQAYVELNELQGNTWQETGRWVGFEENFDAATGKWGPSHTSYLTFKSLIQLRKTMSTGAVLFDLDVSSLSAIAEKVVDALVNKSEIRASDRDPLLRALLMRRSQSDRPTLTPSGDIQMQTFSVSTKRDGSDNMEASIVLSGALELLEKPVVAFVRLRDSVPMESALECSVPVRFVFLLVGPSQSGVDYSESGRAMGALMADWVFCLEAFLAQSEQDLTNAIADFMDCSIVIPPTEIQEVGMLAPVIKFQKEMLRERLRPSDNRLAFGARVRVTKAPEPAREDPLARTGYPFGGMVKDIRRRYRHYISDYTDALNPQVMAAIIFIYFAALSPAITFGGLLADKSEKMMGVSELMISTSIQGIIFCIFAAQPVLVLGFSGPLLLFEEAFFAFCKSQGMEYLVGRIWVGMWLIVIVVIIVAVEGSFLVRYISRFTQEIFSILISLIFIYETFSKLIKIFKAHPLKLNYERLNDTLERPFDTIYNVTSNGTVVVQRVPLQGPFPNTALLSLCLMLGCFFIAYFLRQFKNGTFLPGWLRRLIGDFGVPIAIFTMVAVDLTVGGTYTQKLVVPNGIQVTNPDARGWFISPMGKDGNFPIWMMAASVVPALLVFILIFLESQITTLIVSKPERKMVKGSGFHFDLLLLVVMGAVSSIFGVPWLSAATVRSVTHANALTVMSKGPKPEIEKVLEQRISGILVALLVGVSIYMEPLLKLIPMTALFGIFLYMGVTSLSGIQMWDRMLLLITPKKYHPSEAYATRVTTLRMHLFTLIQLVCLAVLWVVKMSPFSLALPFILLLTVPLRMVMTGTLFSTMEMKCLDADDAKVKFEEDVGEDAYNESPLP, encoded by the exons ATGGATAACCGATTGGCATGTGACGAG GACAGTGACGTATCCTATGAAGAGCGTGATTCCGCCTTCCTCCCATCCCCACTGAGAAT GAGGACTCTGGCGGACCACAGTGATCTGCGCAGTCTGGAGAACGGGAGGCAAGAAGATGACGCACCCTTGGAAACATCCATCTTTCCTGGAGATTCAGGAG CCAACCTCAACCTGAACACCAACGCCACCACCAGAGGCGACGCTCAG GCGTACGTGGAACTGAACGAGCTCCAGGGCAACACCTGGCAGGAGACGGGCCGCTGGGTGGGCTTCGAGGAGAACTTTGACGCCGCCACCGGGAAGTGGGGTCCTTCGCACACATCCTACCTGACCTTCAAGAGTCTCATCCAGCTACGCAAGACCATGAGCACAG GCGCTGTCCTCTTTGACCTGGACGTCAGCAGTTTGTCAGCCATCGCCGAGAAGGTGGTGGACGCGCTGGTCAACAAGAGCGAGATCCGAGCTAGCGATCGGGATCCTCTGCTCCGAGCGCTTCTCATGCGCCGCAG CCAGTCCGACAGACCTACGCTCACCCCCTCGGGAGACATCCAAATGCAAACCTTTTCCGTTTCCACCAAG AGGGACGGCTCTGACAACATGGAGGCCTCCATCGTCCTCTCAG GTGCCCTGGAGCTTCTGGAGAAGCCGGTGGTGGCTTTCGTTCGCCTTCGAGACTCGGTGCCGATGGAGTCGGCGCTGGAATGTTCCGTCCCCGTGCGCTTCGTGTTCCTCCTGGTTGGCCCCAGCCAAAGCGGCGTGGACTACAGTGAGAGCGGTCGCGCCATGGGCGCTCTCATGGCCGACTGG GTGTTCTGTCTGGAAGCTTTCCTGGCACAGAGCGAGCAGGACCTGACCAACGCCATCGCCGACTTCATGGACTGCAGCATCGTCATCCCCCCCACAGAGATCCAAGAAGTGGGGATGCTGGCGCCCGTCATCAAGTTCCAGAAGGAGATGCTGCGGGAGAGACTCCGCCCCAGCGACAACCGTCTGGCCTTCGGTGCCAGGGTTCGAG TGACAAAAGCGCCGGAGCCGGCGAGGGAGGACCCTCTGGCCCGCACGGGCTATCCTTTTGGCGGGATGGTCAAAGACATCAGGCGTCGCTACCGCCACTACATCAGCGACTACACGGATGCCCTCAACCCTCAGGTCATGGCCGCCATCATTTTCATCTACTTTGCCGCCCTGTCGCCAGCCATCACCTTTGGAGGACTTTTAG CCGACAAATCAGAGAAGATGATGGGTGTGTCTGAGCTGATGATCTCCACAAGCATCCAGGGCATCATCTTCTGCATCTTCGCCGCGCAGCCCGTCCTGGTGCTTGGTTTTTCCGGACCGCTGCTGCTCTTCGAGGAGGCCTTTTTCGCC TTTTGCAAATCCCAGGGCATGGAGTACTTGGTGGGTCGTATCTGGGTGGGCATGTGGCTCATCGTGATTGTGGTGATCATTGTGGCGGTGGAGGGCAGCTTCCTGGTGCGCTACATCTCCCGCTTCACCCAGGAAATCTTCTCCATCCTCATCTCGCTCATCTTCATCTACGAGACCTTCAGTAAACTCATTAAG ATCTTCAAGGCCCATCCTTTGAAACTCAACTACGAAAGACTGAACGATACCCTGGAGAGGCCCTTTGACACCATCTACAATGTGACTTCCAACGGGACCGTTGTGGTCCAGCGCGTGCCACTCCAGGGTCCCTTTCCCAACACGGCGCTGTTGTCCCTGTGCCTCATGCTGGGCTGCTTTTTCATCGCCTACTTCCTGCGCCAGTTCAAAAACGGCACTTTCCTGCCCGGTTGG CTGCGACGCCTGATTGGAGATTTCGGGGTCCCCATTGCTATCTTTACCATGGTCGCTGTGGATCTCACCGTTGGCGGCACTTACACTCAG AAACTGGTGGTACCAAATGGTATCCAGGTGACCAACCCTGACGCCCGTGGCTGGTTCATCAGCCCTATGGGAAAGGACGGGAACTTCCCCATCTGGATGATGGCCGCCTCCGTTGTCCCAGCGCTGCTCGTCTTTATCCTCATCTTCCTCGAGTCTCAGATTACCAC GCTGATTGTTAGCAAGCCGGAAAGAAAGATGGTCAAAGGCTCCGGTTTTCATTTTGACCTGCTCCTCCTGGTGGTCATGGGGGCCGTCTCCTCCATATTTGGGGTTCCGTGGCTGAGCGCCGCCACGGTGCGCTCCGTCACGCATGCCAACGCTCTCACCGTCATGTCCAAGGGCCCCAAACCGGAAATCGAAAAAGTGCTGGAGCAACGGATCAGCggcattctggtggccctcttgGTTG GCGTCTCTATCTACATGGAGCCCTTACTGAAGCTGATCCCCATGACGGCCCTGTTTGGAATCTTCCTTTACATGGGTGTCACTTCCCTGAGCGGCATTCAAATGTGGGACCGGATGCTTCTGTTGATCACGCCCAAAAAATACCACCCGTCCGAAGCCTACGCCACCAGG GTGACGACGTTGCGGATGCACCTTTTCACGCTGATCCAGCTGGTGTGTCTGGCCGTACTTTGGGTGGTGAAGATGAGCCCCTTCTCCTTGGCGCTGCCCTTCATCCTGCTCCTCACTGTGCCACTGCGCATGGTCATGACCGGCACGCTCTTCTCCACCATGGAAATGAAATGT CTGGATGCAGATGACGCGAAGGTGAAGTTTGAGGAGGATGTCGGTGAGGATGCGTACAATGAGTCGCCTCTTCCGTGA